One window of Robiginitalea biformata HTCC2501 genomic DNA carries:
- a CDS encoding sugar kinase, translating to MKKVVTFGEIMLRLAPPNFLRFSQANSFDVVYGGGESNVAVSLANYGVPVDFVTRLPDNDIGHCALMEMRKRGVGTDKIIFGGDRLGIYFLETGAVSRGSKVVYDRAHSAMAEIRKGMVDWKEVFNGVKWFHWTGITPAISQGAADACLEAVKVASDMGVTISTDLNYRAKLWKYGGDREAIMTELTSYCDIVLGNEEDAEKHFGIKPEGLDITTQGEHVKAEAFLSVCEQMMKKFPKAKKVITTLRGSISASHNTWAGVLYDGEKMYKSPEYQITHIVDRVGGGDSFMGGLIYGLLKYPEDDQNALNFAVAASCLKHTIKGDANLVTVAEVEKLMGGDASGRVAR from the coding sequence ATGAAGAAGGTAGTGACCTTTGGGGAAATCATGCTCCGCTTGGCGCCTCCGAATTTCCTCAGATTTTCACAAGCGAACAGTTTTGACGTAGTCTATGGGGGAGGAGAGTCCAATGTAGCCGTTTCCCTGGCCAATTACGGCGTGCCCGTCGATTTTGTTACCCGTCTCCCGGACAACGATATCGGGCACTGCGCCCTGATGGAAATGCGAAAACGGGGCGTCGGAACGGATAAAATCATCTTTGGCGGAGACCGCCTGGGAATCTATTTCCTGGAGACCGGTGCGGTTAGCCGCGGCAGCAAAGTGGTTTACGACCGGGCGCATTCGGCCATGGCCGAAATCCGGAAAGGGATGGTAGACTGGAAAGAGGTATTTAACGGGGTGAAATGGTTCCACTGGACGGGGATTACCCCGGCCATTTCCCAGGGGGCGGCAGATGCCTGCCTGGAAGCCGTGAAGGTGGCCAGCGACATGGGTGTTACCATTTCAACAGATCTGAACTACCGGGCCAAGCTCTGGAAGTACGGCGGGGACCGGGAAGCCATCATGACCGAGCTGACCTCGTACTGTGACATCGTGCTGGGCAACGAGGAGGATGCAGAGAAACATTTCGGCATCAAACCGGAGGGCCTGGATATTACCACCCAGGGGGAACACGTCAAGGCGGAGGCCTTTTTATCTGTGTGCGAGCAAATGATGAAGAAATTCCCGAAAGCTAAAAAAGTCATCACCACTTTGCGCGGGTCTATTTCGGCCTCCCACAATACCTGGGCAGGCGTGTTGTACGACGGCGAAAAGATGTATAAATCCCCCGAATACCAGATCACCCATATCGTGGACCGGGTAGGGGGCGGGGACTCCTTTATGGGCGGGCTGATCTACGGCTTGCTGAAATATCCTGAGGACGACCAGAATGCGCTGAATTTTGCCGTGGCGGCCTCCTGCCTGAAACACACCATCAAGGGCGACGCAAACCTGGTCACCGTGGCAGAAGTTGAAAAGTTAATGGGCGGGGACGCCTCCGGCCGGGTAGCCCGATAA
- a CDS encoding DUF294 nucleotidyltransferase-like domain-containing protein gives MSNRISERVADFLRRYPPFDALDARDLQALALEVDILYREKGSFVFREGEDTHSSFYVVHKGAVDLQASAREELIDICDEGDIFGLRPLMAGEKYQLEAQTREESLLYAIPLSVFRPFVQSYTAVGNFLLESFASNTRNPYTKAHGGKLVSGSRGNTPEAGSGLRYNEVSPVSPRKNVVSSSPDTPASEIARLMSSKKVGSVLVLDAGRPVGIITDKDLRNQVATGNFPISAPARSIMSAPVITYPPKLSLTQAQLAMMKNDISHLCLTEDGTPDSQVVGVLSKYDLVLAMGNNPEVLMRAIKRTRKIKRLRAIRIQIQELLRGYLEANIPMSIIMRLIAELNDACVKRVVELAVKKAGDPPVPFAWLAMGSQGRGEQLLQTDQDNALLFADVPEERLPETSAYFQDLAGRITRNLKRIGYAYCPAEMMASSPDWCLSLSEWKHRVSQWIINPGKNEVLLSSIFFDYNLAYGDRGLVTELSTHIFESVRKYPIFFYHLAAGALQNPSPTGFFRQFLVEQDGKHKDFFDLKQRALMPLTDAARVLILSHEIKSINNTAERYEKLAELEANNRDLFLSCSYATKALLKFRTRQGLRHGDNGRFIALDSLSKEEKIKLKRTFKTIKEVQELIAVRFKVSNLLT, from the coding sequence ATGAGCAACCGGATTTCCGAACGGGTGGCCGATTTTCTCCGGCGCTACCCACCCTTTGACGCCCTGGATGCCCGGGACCTGCAGGCGCTGGCCCTGGAGGTGGATATTCTCTACCGGGAAAAGGGAAGTTTCGTTTTTCGCGAAGGGGAGGATACCCATAGTAGCTTTTACGTGGTCCACAAAGGGGCCGTCGACCTGCAGGCATCGGCCCGGGAAGAACTCATCGACATCTGCGACGAAGGCGATATTTTTGGCCTCCGGCCCCTGATGGCGGGGGAAAAATACCAGTTGGAAGCACAGACCCGGGAGGAATCCCTGCTCTATGCCATCCCTTTATCGGTATTCCGCCCCTTTGTGCAATCGTACACAGCCGTGGGCAACTTCCTGTTGGAAAGTTTCGCCTCCAACACCCGGAATCCGTACACAAAAGCCCATGGCGGGAAACTGGTTTCCGGTTCCCGCGGCAATACCCCTGAAGCCGGGAGTGGGTTGCGGTACAACGAGGTGAGCCCCGTAAGCCCGCGAAAAAATGTCGTCAGTAGCTCCCCGGACACCCCGGCCAGCGAAATCGCCCGCCTGATGTCGTCCAAAAAGGTGGGTTCCGTCCTGGTTCTCGATGCGGGGCGTCCGGTGGGAATCATCACCGACAAAGACCTGCGGAACCAGGTAGCTACCGGAAATTTCCCCATATCGGCACCGGCCCGTTCCATCATGTCGGCACCGGTAATCACCTATCCGCCGAAGCTGAGCCTGACCCAGGCACAACTGGCCATGATGAAGAACGATATCAGCCACCTCTGCCTTACGGAAGACGGAACCCCGGACAGCCAGGTAGTGGGGGTGCTCTCAAAATACGACCTGGTACTCGCCATGGGGAATAACCCGGAGGTGCTTATGCGGGCCATCAAGCGTACGCGGAAGATCAAACGGCTACGGGCCATACGGATCCAGATCCAGGAGCTGCTCCGGGGGTACCTGGAGGCGAATATCCCGATGTCCATTATCATGCGCCTGATAGCCGAGCTCAACGACGCCTGCGTAAAACGCGTAGTGGAACTGGCCGTTAAAAAGGCCGGGGACCCCCCGGTGCCGTTTGCCTGGCTGGCAATGGGAAGCCAGGGCCGGGGCGAACAGCTCCTCCAAACCGACCAGGACAATGCGCTGCTGTTTGCGGATGTCCCGGAAGAACGCCTACCTGAAACCTCGGCGTATTTCCAGGACCTGGCCGGACGGATAACCCGCAACCTCAAGCGGATCGGCTATGCCTATTGCCCGGCCGAGATGATGGCTTCCAGCCCGGATTGGTGCCTGAGCCTGAGCGAATGGAAACACCGGGTTTCCCAATGGATTATCAACCCCGGCAAAAACGAGGTGCTGCTGTCCTCCATTTTCTTCGATTACAACCTGGCCTATGGGGACCGGGGCCTGGTGACCGAACTTTCCACACATATTTTCGAGAGCGTCAGAAAGTATCCCATCTTTTTTTACCACCTGGCCGCCGGGGCCCTGCAGAATCCATCCCCTACGGGGTTTTTCAGGCAATTCCTGGTAGAACAGGACGGGAAGCACAAGGATTTCTTCGATTTGAAACAGCGCGCGCTGATGCCCCTCACCGATGCCGCCAGGGTCCTGATCCTATCGCACGAAATCAAATCGATCAACAATACGGCAGAACGGTATGAAAAGCTCGCCGAACTCGAAGCCAACAACCGGGATCTCTTCCTCTCCTGCAGCTATGCCACCAAAGCCCTGCTGAAATTCCGGACCCGGCAGGGACTGCGACACGGGGACAATGGGCGGTTTATCGCCCTGGACAGCCTGAGCAAAGAAGAAAAAATCAAATTGAAACGCACCTTTAAAACCATTAAAGAGGTACAGGAATTGATCGCTGTGCGTTTCAAGGTATCCAACCTGCTGACTTAG
- a CDS encoding 3'-5' exonuclease, producing the protein MKNWDNLVEKIRRLLPGSPQAAPEYPEDPGAVDFVVLDTETTGFSPQHDRILSIGALRVSQGRIRVKESLERFVKQERFDRASVPIHGILRTGSSERVTEREALAELLDFTGQSPVVGHHISFDQAMIQAACQRSGLGPLRNPLIDTGLLYGHTLIKSPLLIKKDHYTLDELADKFDISCKDRHTALGDAYITAIAFLNILELLRAKRPLTTRDLLKLGSRK; encoded by the coding sequence ATGAAGAATTGGGATAATTTGGTCGAAAAAATCCGCCGCCTGCTGCCCGGTTCCCCCCAGGCTGCTCCGGAGTATCCGGAAGACCCGGGAGCGGTAGACTTTGTGGTGCTCGATACCGAAACCACAGGATTCAGCCCGCAGCATGACCGCATTCTTAGTATTGGCGCCCTACGCGTTAGCCAGGGGCGCATCCGGGTTAAGGAAAGCCTGGAACGCTTTGTAAAACAGGAGCGTTTTGACCGCGCCTCCGTGCCGATTCACGGCATCCTCCGCACAGGCAGTTCGGAACGCGTCACCGAAAGGGAGGCTTTGGCTGAACTGTTGGATTTTACAGGGCAATCGCCCGTAGTGGGACACCACATTTCTTTTGATCAGGCGATGATCCAGGCTGCCTGCCAGCGATCCGGGCTCGGCCCGCTGCGCAACCCATTGATCGATACGGGCCTGTTATACGGGCACACACTGATCAAGAGCCCGCTGCTGATTAAAAAGGACCACTATACCCTGGACGAGCTGGCGGACAAATTCGATATTTCCTGCAAAGACCGGCACACGGCCCTGGGGGATGCCTATATCACCGCCATAGCATTCCTAAACATCCTGGAATTGCTGCGGGCCAAGCGTCCACTCACCACACGGGACCTATTAAAACTCGGAAGCCGCAAATAA
- a CDS encoding phosphoribosylaminoimidazolesuccinocarboxamide synthase translates to MAQTLTDTNFEFPGQQRVYKGKVREVYYLENNLLVMVATDRLSAFDVVMPRGIPYKGQILNQIATRMMQATEDLVPNWLLATPDPNVAVGVHCEPFKVEMVIRGYLAGHAAREYAAGKRELCGVPLPEGMRENDAFPEPIITPATKAEKGDHDEDISREGILERGLVSAEDYAVLEDYTRKLFQRGTQLAAERGLLLVDTKYEFGKTPDGRIVLIDEIHTPDSSRYFYASGYRERQQRGEAQKQLSKEFVRQWLIANGFQGKPGQEVPEMTDAYIDTVSNRYIELYEKITGVPFAGADTSDIPGRIEKNVLGYLRA, encoded by the coding sequence ATGGCCCAAACCCTGACGGATACAAATTTCGAGTTCCCGGGACAGCAACGCGTTTACAAGGGCAAGGTCCGGGAAGTCTACTACCTGGAGAACAATTTGCTGGTAATGGTTGCCACCGACCGGTTGTCGGCTTTTGACGTGGTAATGCCCCGGGGCATCCCGTATAAGGGGCAGATTTTGAATCAGATTGCGACGCGGATGATGCAAGCCACCGAAGACCTGGTCCCCAACTGGCTGCTGGCCACCCCGGACCCGAATGTGGCTGTGGGCGTGCATTGCGAGCCTTTCAAAGTGGAAATGGTAATCCGCGGGTACCTGGCGGGCCATGCTGCCCGGGAATACGCAGCGGGAAAAAGGGAATTATGCGGGGTGCCGCTGCCTGAAGGGATGCGCGAAAACGACGCATTTCCCGAACCCATCATCACCCCGGCCACCAAAGCGGAGAAAGGGGACCACGACGAGGATATTTCCCGGGAAGGGATCCTGGAACGCGGCCTGGTAAGCGCCGAGGATTATGCCGTCCTGGAGGACTATACCCGGAAACTTTTCCAAAGAGGGACCCAGCTGGCTGCCGAACGCGGCCTGCTGCTGGTCGATACAAAGTACGAATTCGGCAAGACCCCGGATGGACGGATTGTGCTGATCGACGAGATCCACACGCCGGATTCCTCCAGGTACTTTTACGCATCGGGTTACCGGGAACGCCAGCAGCGGGGGGAAGCCCAGAAACAGCTTTCCAAGGAATTTGTCCGCCAATGGCTTATCGCCAACGGGTTTCAGGGCAAGCCCGGCCAGGAGGTGCCTGAAATGACCGACGCCTATATCGATACAGTTTCAAACCGCTACATCGAACTCTACGAAAAAATTACCGGCGTCCCGTTTGCCGGGGCGGATACTTCCGACATCCCCGGCAGGATTGAAAAAAATGTACTCGGCTACCTCAGGGCGTAG
- a CDS encoding potassium/proton antiporter gives MTITIENILLIGSLLLLISVIVGKPSYKFGVPTLLIFLAIGMLAGSEGIGGIYFDDPKIAQFIGIVSLNFILFSGGLDTNYEAVKPVLKEGLSLSTLGVLLTAGTLGTFVWLITDFTVYESMLLGSIVSSTDAAAVFSILRSKNLALRENLRPTLELESGSNDPMAYVLTIACLTLVMNQDQNILSILPFFFLQMILGGLAGWGFGRLSKMVVNRIRLDFEGLYPVLVIALMFITFSATDFVGGNGFLAIYICAVYLGNQDLIHKKTIMRMYDGLAWLMQIVLFLTLGLLVFPSEIVPVLGVGLLVSLFLILVARPVGVLISLSFFRMKMRRRLYISWVGLRGAAPIVFATYPLLAGMDKANMIFNIVFFISVTSVMIQGTTISTFAKWLNVALPDGSKILTPTDTFLADNPKAAMKEIEITPSCRSVDRKIVDLHFPGNAIIAMIHRDGTYLVPNGSTEIRAGDTLIVLSDTQDGLDQVDACLLRSEPAG, from the coding sequence ATGACCATTACTATTGAAAATATCTTGCTGATTGGCTCCCTGTTGTTGCTCATCAGCGTGATCGTTGGGAAACCTTCGTATAAATTTGGTGTCCCAACCCTTTTAATATTCCTGGCTATCGGGATGCTGGCCGGATCAGAGGGAATTGGGGGAATTTATTTTGACGATCCGAAAATTGCCCAGTTTATCGGGATTGTGTCGCTCAACTTTATCCTCTTTTCAGGGGGGCTCGACACGAACTACGAGGCGGTCAAACCCGTTTTAAAGGAAGGGCTTTCCCTGTCTACCCTGGGGGTGTTGCTCACCGCGGGAACCCTGGGGACATTTGTCTGGCTCATTACGGACTTTACCGTTTACGAGAGTATGCTGTTGGGGTCCATCGTCTCTTCCACGGATGCGGCTGCTGTTTTTTCTATCCTGCGATCCAAAAACCTCGCGCTCCGAGAAAACCTGCGGCCTACTTTGGAACTCGAGAGCGGGAGCAACGACCCGATGGCTTATGTCCTGACTATTGCCTGCCTGACCCTGGTGATGAATCAGGACCAAAATATCCTTTCAATCCTCCCGTTCTTTTTCCTGCAGATGATACTGGGAGGTCTGGCGGGTTGGGGTTTCGGCCGGCTTAGCAAGATGGTTGTAAACCGGATCCGCCTCGATTTTGAAGGATTGTACCCCGTGCTGGTGATTGCCCTGATGTTTATTACCTTTTCCGCAACGGACTTCGTGGGAGGGAACGGTTTCCTGGCCATCTATATCTGCGCGGTCTATTTGGGAAACCAGGACCTCATCCATAAGAAGACGATTATGCGCATGTACGACGGGCTGGCGTGGCTGATGCAGATTGTTCTTTTCCTGACACTGGGCTTGTTGGTCTTCCCCAGCGAGATCGTTCCCGTACTCGGGGTGGGCCTGCTCGTTTCGCTTTTCCTGATTCTGGTTGCCCGCCCCGTGGGGGTGCTGATCAGCCTGAGTTTTTTCAGGATGAAAATGAGGCGGAGGCTCTACATTTCGTGGGTCGGGCTTCGCGGTGCAGCCCCCATTGTTTTTGCCACCTACCCGCTCCTCGCGGGCATGGATAAAGCAAATATGATTTTCAATATTGTATTTTTTATCTCGGTCACCTCCGTGATGATTCAGGGGACAACGATAAGTACGTTTGCCAAATGGCTGAATGTGGCCCTGCCCGATGGAAGCAAGATTCTCACGCCCACAGACACCTTTCTGGCCGATAATCCCAAGGCGGCGATGAAGGAAATCGAGATTACTCCGTCGTGCCGGTCGGTCGACAGGAAGATTGTGGACCTGCATTTCCCCGGCAATGCGATTATCGCCATGATCCACCGGGACGGGACGTACCTGGTCCCCAACGGATCGACGGAAATCCGGGCAGGGGATACGCTTATCGTGCTTTCCGATACGCAGGACGGGCTCGACCAGGTAGACGCCTGTCTGCTTCGGAGTGAACCTGCGGGCTAA
- a CDS encoding PhoH family protein has translation MNELSLELTDISPRDFFGERNSNIELLKKSFPKLKIVARGSRIKVYGEPAQLEEFERRFGMLTEHFTKYNKLDENVIERILDSNDSKDYASPANSGDVLVHGVNGRLVKAQTVNQRRLVDAMSKHDMVFAIGPAGTGKTYTGVALAVKALKEKQVRRIILTRPAVEAGENLGFLPGDLKEKLDPYMQPLYDALRDMIPAERLAKFIEDGTIQIAPMAFMRGRTLDNAFVILDEAQNTTHAQMKMFLTRMGKNAKFLLTGDPGQIDLPRRVISGLKEALLILKNVKGIQIIYLDDKDVIRHQLVKKVIDAYKTIEHQN, from the coding sequence TTGAACGAACTCAGCCTGGAACTTACGGATATCAGCCCCAGGGATTTCTTCGGGGAACGGAATTCCAACATTGAACTGCTTAAAAAATCGTTCCCAAAACTTAAAATTGTCGCCCGCGGCAGCCGTATCAAGGTATATGGCGAACCTGCGCAACTCGAGGAGTTCGAGAGGCGATTCGGGATGCTGACCGAGCATTTTACCAAGTACAACAAACTCGATGAGAACGTCATCGAACGGATTCTGGACAGCAACGACTCCAAGGATTACGCCTCTCCCGCCAACAGCGGGGATGTCCTGGTGCACGGTGTCAACGGCCGGTTGGTCAAGGCGCAGACCGTCAACCAGCGCCGGCTGGTGGACGCCATGTCCAAACACGATATGGTTTTTGCCATCGGCCCGGCGGGTACCGGCAAGACCTATACGGGCGTGGCCCTGGCGGTTAAGGCCCTGAAGGAAAAGCAGGTCCGTCGGATTATCCTGACCCGTCCCGCCGTGGAGGCGGGTGAAAACCTCGGGTTCCTCCCGGGAGACCTCAAGGAAAAACTCGATCCCTACATGCAGCCGTTGTACGATGCGCTGCGCGATATGATCCCGGCCGAACGCCTGGCCAAGTTCATCGAGGACGGCACCATCCAAATCGCCCCCATGGCCTTTATGCGGGGCCGGACCCTGGACAATGCCTTTGTAATACTGGACGAGGCGCAAAACACCACCCATGCCCAGATGAAGATGTTCCTTACGCGAATGGGCAAGAATGCAAAATTCCTGCTCACGGGCGACCCCGGGCAGATCGACCTGCCCCGGCGCGTGATCTCCGGGCTCAAGGAGGCCCTGCTGATCCTCAAGAATGTCAAGGGTATCCAGATCATCTACCTGGACGACAAGGACGTCATCCGGCACCAGCTCGTTAAAAAAGTCATCGACGCCTATAAAACCATCGAACACCAGAATTGA
- a CDS encoding Ig-like domain-containing protein, giving the protein MSPRNLLLSLTLFVFATAGLRAQGQVTGELQKWHRIQILFDGPQTSESASQNPFLNYRLNVLFTAPDGREFTVPGFFAADGNAAESSATSGNKWAVRFSPDQVGTWTYTASFRTGDEVAISLDPNAGTATGFDGASGSFQIGLSTKSAPDNRSKGRLEYVGERYLRFRENGTYFLKAGADSPENLLAYADFDNTVASKTWSPHLGDWQQGDAEWKNGKGRALIGAVNYLASKGMNAFSFLTMSVIGDGKDVWPWVSTTHSGLDEPGGQDAANRLRYDVSKLEQWEILFQHADSKGMFLHFKTQEEENDRLLDGGELGVQRKLYYRELVARFGHHLALNWNLGEENDLYDELGDTNNTRVRAYASYIKSLDPYNHHIVIHSYPNSQSELYEPLLGDSDLTGPSLQIQINNIHRDVKRWINDSKASGKQWVVTNDEQGDHTTGVAADASYGGDKGSRGDNRSDVRHKTLWGTLMAGGAGVEYYFGYQTGVTDLTAEDWRSRKTKWEDAKLALDFFNDYLPFWAMESRDELISKSGSYCFAKTGEIYVVYIPSSGTESLNLSGVSGTYSVRWYNPRSGGSLKQGSVATINGGGVRNLGTAPTDTGADWVALVEKTSDSGGDGGGTGNCEADFEEQNGRVIIEAENLDLAQGWNTGNSFADATGSGYIVWKGGNSFSSPGNGTISTSIVIHTPGTYRFEWRNKVGHGTNSTEANDSWVRFPDADDFYGEKNGSRVYPKGSGKTPNPAGASADGWFKVYLSGTTDWTWSTNTSDHDAHQIYAEFDTPGVYTLQISGRSNDHLIDRITLALAGQSATDLSLGETLCEGGSETVAVTGVTVTPGDATLLIGETLQFTAAVLPADATNKSVSWSSSDPSVAIVSGNGTVQALSEGQVEITATTADGNFTHSALLTVEAADPPGGDTGDGGSGEDPGNDGGSGEDPGNDGGSGEDPGNDGGSGEDPDGDGSGEEPGDGAAQAAIQAVDVRQTEGRPLIFEFALSQPVSERIVLELEFVDITTEQSDYVVSETELVFEPGSQQAFLEVRTISDLKTEEDESFQIKVVRVVSGQVTVPDILATGTILDDDRDMKVSPNPATSYSLVQMSNVQEGTYELEIFAASGHLMQRETVTADGSGIASVTLAGMAKGLYIVKLTGIDYAYTAKMLVK; this is encoded by the coding sequence ATGAGCCCCCGTAACCTACTTCTTTCCCTGACACTATTCGTTTTTGCCACCGCCGGACTCCGGGCCCAGGGCCAGGTAACCGGTGAACTGCAGAAATGGCACCGCATCCAAATTTTGTTTGACGGCCCGCAGACCAGTGAATCTGCCTCCCAGAACCCCTTCCTTAACTACCGGTTGAATGTGCTGTTTACCGCACCGGATGGCCGCGAATTTACCGTCCCCGGATTTTTTGCAGCCGACGGGAATGCCGCTGAATCAAGCGCGACCTCCGGCAATAAATGGGCCGTGCGGTTTTCCCCGGACCAGGTGGGTACCTGGACCTACACCGCTTCATTCCGCACCGGCGACGAAGTTGCCATCAGCCTGGACCCGAACGCGGGTACGGCCACCGGATTCGATGGTGCCTCGGGCTCCTTCCAGATTGGGCTGTCCACGAAATCCGCCCCGGACAACCGGAGTAAAGGCAGACTGGAATACGTTGGCGAACGCTACCTCCGATTCCGGGAAAACGGTACCTACTTCCTGAAGGCCGGTGCCGATTCGCCTGAAAACCTTCTGGCCTATGCCGATTTTGACAATACGGTTGCCAGCAAGACCTGGTCGCCCCACCTCGGCGATTGGCAGCAAGGGGATGCCGAGTGGAAAAACGGCAAGGGAAGGGCGCTTATCGGAGCCGTCAACTACCTGGCCAGTAAAGGGATGAATGCCTTTTCCTTCCTGACCATGAGCGTTATCGGCGACGGAAAGGACGTGTGGCCCTGGGTATCCACCACCCACAGCGGTCTGGATGAGCCCGGCGGCCAGGACGCGGCCAACCGGCTGCGGTACGACGTCTCCAAACTCGAACAGTGGGAAATATTGTTTCAGCACGCCGATTCCAAAGGGATGTTCCTGCATTTCAAGACACAGGAAGAGGAAAACGACCGCCTCCTGGACGGCGGGGAACTCGGGGTACAACGCAAGCTGTATTACCGGGAGCTCGTGGCCCGTTTTGGCCACCACCTGGCCCTGAACTGGAACCTGGGAGAAGAGAACGACCTCTACGACGAACTGGGAGATACCAATAATACGCGGGTCAGGGCTTACGCGTCTTATATCAAATCCCTGGACCCGTACAACCACCACATCGTCATCCACTCCTACCCAAACAGTCAAAGTGAGCTCTACGAGCCCCTCCTGGGGGATTCCGACCTCACAGGGCCGTCTTTGCAGATCCAGATCAATAACATACACCGGGATGTCAAGCGCTGGATTAATGATTCAAAAGCGAGCGGAAAACAGTGGGTGGTGACCAATGACGAACAGGGCGACCACACCACCGGGGTGGCCGCTGATGCCTCCTACGGCGGGGACAAAGGCTCCCGCGGAGACAACCGCTCGGATGTCCGGCACAAAACCCTATGGGGCACGCTGATGGCCGGAGGGGCCGGAGTGGAATACTACTTCGGGTACCAGACGGGTGTCACCGACCTCACTGCCGAAGACTGGCGCAGCCGAAAGACAAAATGGGAAGATGCCAAGCTGGCCCTTGACTTCTTCAACGACTACCTGCCTTTTTGGGCAATGGAGAGCCGGGATGAATTGATATCAAAATCCGGGTCGTATTGCTTTGCCAAGACGGGGGAAATCTACGTGGTATATATCCCGAGTTCGGGAACGGAATCCCTGAACCTCTCCGGGGTGAGCGGCACGTATTCCGTCCGTTGGTACAACCCGAGGTCCGGGGGTTCCCTGAAACAGGGAAGCGTTGCCACGATCAATGGCGGCGGGGTGCGCAACCTGGGCACTGCCCCCACGGATACTGGGGCCGACTGGGTAGCCCTCGTTGAGAAAACTTCAGATTCCGGAGGGGATGGCGGCGGAACCGGTAATTGCGAAGCCGACTTTGAGGAACAAAACGGCCGCGTGATCATTGAAGCGGAGAACCTGGACCTCGCCCAGGGCTGGAATACCGGGAATTCGTTTGCCGATGCAACCGGATCCGGGTACATTGTCTGGAAGGGAGGCAATTCATTCAGTTCGCCAGGGAACGGGACTATCAGCACCTCCATTGTGATCCACACCCCAGGCACCTACCGTTTTGAATGGAGGAACAAGGTGGGGCATGGCACAAACTCCACCGAAGCCAACGACAGCTGGGTCCGTTTTCCGGATGCCGATGACTTCTACGGCGAAAAGAACGGGAGCAGGGTCTACCCAAAGGGTTCCGGAAAAACCCCGAACCCGGCAGGTGCCAGTGCAGACGGGTGGTTTAAAGTCTACCTGAGCGGGACAACGGACTGGACCTGGTCTACAAATACGAGCGACCACGACGCACACCAGATATATGCCGAATTCGATACGCCCGGAGTGTACACCCTGCAGATTTCCGGCCGTTCCAACGACCACCTGATCGACCGGATTACCCTGGCCCTGGCGGGTCAGAGTGCCACCGATCTGTCCCTGGGGGAAACCCTTTGTGAAGGCGGATCGGAAACCGTTGCGGTAACAGGCGTGACGGTTACCCCGGGCGATGCCACCTTACTCATAGGGGAAACCCTGCAATTCACTGCCGCAGTCCTGCCCGCCGACGCGACAAACAAATCTGTCTCCTGGAGCAGCTCGGATCCCTCCGTGGCAATAGTTTCCGGGAACGGAACGGTACAGGCGTTGTCCGAAGGCCAGGTAGAAATTACGGCTACTACGGCAGACGGGAATTTTACCCATTCGGCCCTGCTCACCGTTGAGGCAGCAGACCCTCCGGGTGGGGATACCGGCGACGGCGGTTCCGGTGAAGATCCGGGGAATGACGGCGGTTCCGGTGAAGATCCGGGGAATGACGGGGGTTCCGGTGAAGATCCCGGCAACGACGGGGGTTCCGGTGAAGATCCCGATGGGGACGGAAGCGGGGAAGAGCCCGGCGACGGAGCCGCACAGGCAGCTATCCAGGCCGTCGATGTCCGGCAAACGGAAGGCAGGCCGCTCATTTTCGAATTCGCCCTGAGCCAGCCCGTCAGCGAACGCATTGTCCTGGAACTGGAATTTGTGGACATCACCACGGAGCAATCCGATTACGTTGTCTCTGAGACGGAGCTGGTTTTTGAACCAGGATCGCAGCAGGCGTTCCTGGAAGTCCGGACAATCAGCGACCTGAAGACGGAAGAAGACGAATCGTTTCAAATTAAGGTGGTCCGCGTAGTGAGCGGGCAGGTTACCGTACCGGACATCCTGGCTACCGGGACCATCCTGGACGACGACCGGGATATGAAAGTATCCCCGAACCCGGCTACCTCCTACTCCCTGGTGCAGATGAGCAACGTCCAGGAAGGCACCTACGAGCTGGAAATCTTTGCAGCCTCCGGCCACCTGATGCAGCGGGAAACCGTTACTGCCGACGGGTCTGGCATTGCCTCGGTAACCCTGGCGGGGATGGCCAAGGGCTTGTATATCGTGAAACTCACGGGAATCGACTATGCGTATACCGCCAAAATGCTCGTGAAATAA